In one Parvibaculum sp. genomic region, the following are encoded:
- the ubiG gene encoding bifunctional 2-polyprenyl-6-hydroxyphenol methylase/3-demethylubiquinol 3-O-methyltransferase UbiG codes for MSRPAGNEAPREAPSSVDPAEIARFSAMAAEWWDPAGKFRPLHKFNPVRLSYIRDHVTARFGLDGRAMRPFEGLRFLDIGCGGGLLSEPMARLGAEVVAADASEKNIKTASVHAAEQGLAIDYRCTTAEALAAAGETFDVVLNMEVIEHVADRDMFLKDCARMVKPGGLMFVATLNRTLKAHALAIVGAEYVLGWLPRGTHDWKKFVTVEEMEHGLAAAGLEVMEISGVSYNPLFGSWSLSRDTDVNYMALAGKKTR; via the coding sequence ATGAGCAGGCCAGCCGGAAACGAAGCCCCGAGGGAGGCGCCGAGCAGCGTCGATCCGGCGGAGATCGCCCGTTTTTCGGCCATGGCCGCCGAATGGTGGGACCCGGCGGGCAAGTTCCGCCCGCTGCACAAGTTCAACCCGGTGCGCCTTTCCTATATCCGCGACCATGTGACCGCCCGTTTCGGGCTCGACGGGCGGGCGATGCGGCCTTTCGAGGGCCTGCGTTTTCTCGACATCGGCTGCGGCGGGGGTCTCCTCTCCGAACCGATGGCGCGGCTCGGCGCCGAGGTGGTTGCCGCCGACGCTTCCGAAAAGAACATCAAGACGGCGTCCGTCCACGCCGCCGAGCAAGGCCTCGCCATCGACTATCGCTGCACGACCGCGGAGGCGCTTGCCGCCGCCGGCGAGACATTCGATGTCGTTCTCAACATGGAAGTGATCGAGCATGTGGCCGACCGCGACATGTTCCTGAAGGATTGCGCCCGGATGGTGAAGCCCGGCGGGCTGATGTTCGTGGCGACGCTCAACCGCACGCTGAAGGCGCATGCACTGGCCATTGTCGGCGCCGAATATGTGCTCGGCTGGCTGCCGCGCGGGACGCATGACTGGAAGAAGTTCGTCACCGTCGAGGAAATGGAGCACGGGCTCGCCGCCGCCGGGCTCGAGGTGATGGAAATCTCGGGCGTTTCCTACAATCCGCTTTTCGGCAGCTGGTCGCTGTCGCGCGACACCGACGTCAATTACATGGCGCTGGCGGGAAAGAAGACGCGCTAG
- a CDS encoding peptidyl-prolyl cis-trans isomerase has protein sequence MFLPRRPAALALALSLAVPLIAGGSATPAFAQAEGQDATIVEVNGTPIRYSDVALADEEMGVALARLEPEQRFQYLLGMLIDRRIVAEAARKAKVEDHPEVISRQKYFSEKALRDFYWTQLMQDKVTDAAIAARYETEIVKAPPEQEANARHILVQTRAEADKIAAEIAGGLSFDDAVVQYGGGAGTPQDSDLGWFHREEMVPAFGDAVFALKPGEVSGPVQTDFGWHLIQLVDLRDVPKPTLEEAREDIARAIVREEGQKLMEKLRADAKIDVVGAGEATSGGRPQIVPQAQ, from the coding sequence ATGTTTCTCCCGCGCCGTCCGGCCGCGCTTGCGCTGGCCCTCTCGCTTGCCGTTCCGCTGATCGCGGGTGGTTCGGCGACGCCCGCTTTCGCCCAGGCGGAGGGGCAGGATGCCACCATCGTCGAGGTCAACGGTACGCCGATCCGCTATTCCGACGTGGCGCTGGCGGACGAGGAAATGGGCGTGGCGCTGGCGCGCCTCGAGCCCGAGCAGCGCTTCCAGTATCTGCTGGGCATGCTGATCGACCGGCGCATCGTGGCCGAGGCGGCGCGCAAGGCCAAGGTCGAGGACCATCCGGAGGTCATAAGCCGCCAGAAATACTTCTCCGAGAAGGCGCTGCGCGACTTCTACTGGACGCAATTGATGCAGGACAAGGTCACGGATGCCGCCATCGCGGCGCGCTACGAGACCGAAATCGTCAAGGCGCCGCCGGAACAGGAGGCGAATGCCCGGCATATTCTGGTGCAGACGCGCGCCGAGGCCGACAAGATCGCCGCCGAAATCGCCGGCGGCCTCAGCTTCGACGATGCGGTGGTGCAATATGGCGGCGGCGCAGGTACGCCCCAGGACAGCGATCTCGGCTGGTTTCACCGCGAGGAAATGGTGCCGGCCTTTGGCGATGCGGTGTTTGCGCTCAAGCCCGGCGAAGTGTCCGGGCCTGTCCAGACCGATTTCGGCTGGCATCTGATCCAGCTTGTCGATCTGCGCGACGTGCCGAAGCCGACGCTGGAAGAGGCGCGCGAGGATATTGCGCGTGCGATCGTGCGCGAAGAAGGACAAAAGCTGATGGAAAAACTGCGCGCCGATGCGAAGATCGATGTCGTCGGGGCGGGCGAGGCGACATCTGGCGGACGGCCGCAGATCGTGCCGCAGGCGCAATAA
- a CDS encoding DUF1178 family protein: MIRYALLCAQEHEFDGWFPSSAGFEAQAASGEVSCPVCGSAEVRKALMAPGLGRGTKKGAKSNEIPVSPEPAQKLNMMMLALRKHVEENCDYVGDKFAEEARRIHYGEADRREIYGEATLDEARDLIDEGVEVAPLPIVPPVRAN, translated from the coding sequence ATGATCCGCTACGCCCTTCTTTGCGCGCAGGAGCATGAGTTCGACGGCTGGTTTCCATCCTCCGCCGGGTTCGAGGCGCAGGCCGCTTCCGGCGAAGTCAGCTGTCCGGTTTGCGGCAGCGCCGAGGTGCGCAAGGCGTTGATGGCGCCGGGGCTTGGACGGGGCACGAAGAAGGGTGCGAAGAGCAACGAAATTCCGGTCTCGCCGGAGCCCGCGCAAAAGCTCAACATGATGATGCTGGCGCTCAGGAAGCACGTCGAGGAAAATTGCGACTATGTCGGCGACAAGTTTGCCGAGGAAGCGCGCCGCATCCATTACGGCGAAGCGGATCGGCGCGAGATCTACGGCGAAGCGACGCTCGACGAAGCGCGCGATCTGATCGACGAAGGCGTCGAAGTTGCGCCGCTGCCGATCGTGCCGCCGGTGCGCGCCAACTAG
- the argJ gene encoding bifunctional glutamate N-acetyltransferase/amino-acid acetyltransferase ArgJ produces the protein MAVRKKARAGVRSSAKPKRKVSVKSKSKAKAKAGPHSKAKQPRAQRKSARPKKPAKPGVRAKKKSAPKVSPLAPRSYPELPPVGGVTLGVAAAGIKYKGRTDLLVAKMIEGTQAAGIFTTSKTASAPVEWCRANLADGGEGRMLIVNSGNSNAFTGKAGVATVKATAAAAAAAGNCRQRDVFIASTGVIGQPMDAGPVVAGIETAMSKAASDLWDEAARAIMTTDTYPKVATRRVRVGGAEVTINGIAKGSGMIAPDLATMLVFIFTDAAIPAKILQTLLMLGARESFNAITVDSDTSTSDTVMVFATGAAMTGEAPVTRAGDPRLRDFRAAFDELMLDLAHQVVKDGEGATKFVRIAVGGAQSHQAARRIAMTVANSPLVKTAIAGEDANWGRIVMAVGKSGEAADRDKLAIRIGGVDVAKNGMAVAGYDETPVARHMKGSDIDIEVDVGVGKSSAVVWTCDLTYDYIRINADYRS, from the coding sequence ATGGCGGTCAGGAAAAAAGCGCGCGCGGGCGTCCGGTCTTCGGCGAAGCCGAAGCGCAAGGTGAGCGTCAAGTCAAAGAGCAAGGCGAAAGCCAAGGCGGGGCCGCACAGCAAGGCAAAGCAACCGCGCGCTCAACGCAAATCGGCACGGCCCAAAAAGCCGGCAAAGCCCGGCGTCCGGGCAAAGAAGAAATCCGCGCCGAAGGTTTCGCCGCTGGCGCCGCGCAGCTATCCCGAACTGCCGCCGGTCGGCGGCGTTACGCTCGGTGTCGCGGCGGCCGGCATCAAATACAAGGGCCGCACCGACCTTCTTGTCGCAAAGATGATCGAGGGCACACAGGCCGCCGGCATTTTCACAACCTCGAAAACGGCATCCGCGCCCGTCGAATGGTGTCGCGCCAATCTTGCCGATGGCGGCGAGGGGCGGATGCTGATCGTCAATTCGGGCAATTCCAATGCTTTCACCGGCAAGGCCGGCGTTGCGACCGTCAAGGCGACGGCCGCGGCCGCAGCCGCTGCCGGCAATTGCCGCCAGCGCGATGTTTTCATCGCCTCGACCGGCGTCATCGGCCAGCCGATGGATGCGGGCCCCGTCGTCGCCGGCATCGAGACGGCCATGAGCAAGGCCGCGTCCGATCTGTGGGACGAGGCTGCCCGCGCCATCATGACGACCGACACCTATCCGAAAGTCGCGACACGGCGCGTCCGCGTCGGCGGCGCGGAAGTGACGATCAACGGCATTGCCAAGGGCTCGGGCATGATCGCGCCCGATCTCGCGACGATGCTGGTCTTCATTTTCACCGATGCGGCGATCCCGGCGAAGATCCTGCAGACGCTGCTGATGCTCGGCGCGCGCGAGAGTTTCAACGCGATCACGGTCGACAGCGACACCTCGACCAGCGACACGGTGATGGTTTTTGCGACCGGTGCGGCGATGACCGGCGAAGCGCCGGTCACCCGCGCCGGCGACCCGCGATTGCGCGACTTTCGCGCGGCGTTCGATGAATTGATGCTCGATCTTGCGCATCAGGTCGTCAAGGATGGCGAGGGTGCGACCAAGTTCGTGCGGATCGCGGTCGGCGGTGCGCAAAGCCATCAGGCAGCGCGGCGCATTGCCATGACGGTCGCCAATTCGCCGCTGGTCAAGACCGCGATCGCCGGCGAGGACGCCAATTGGGGCCGCATCGTCATGGCGGTCGGCAAGTCCGGCGAAGCGGCGGACAGGGACAAGCTTGCCATCCGCATCGGCGGCGTCGATGTGGCGAAGAACGGCATGGCGGTCGCCGGCTATGACGAGACGCCGGTCGCGCGCCATATGAAGGGTTCGGATATCGACATCGAAGTCGATGTCGGCGTCGGCAAGTCGTCCGCCGTCGTCTGGACCTGCGACCTCACCTACGACTACATCCGCATCAACGCCGACTACCGGAGTTGA
- a CDS encoding carbon-nitrogen hydrolase family protein, whose amino-acid sequence MDTARTFTAALVQMRAGRDVAVNIADVSGLVSEAAAQGADFVMTPEMTSLLETKSERLFANTFEEKDDPALAALRALAAAKKIWLLIGSLPVKISPQKLANRSFLIAPDGGVAARYDKIHMFDVDLEGGESYRESKNFEPGRAAVIADLPWGRLGMTVCYDLRFPQLYRALAQAGAGFLTVPAAFTRQTGEAHWHTLLKARAIETGCYVFAPAQGGKHECGRETFGHSLVIAPWGEIVAEAAHDAPCVVLAEIDTARIAEARGRVPSLGHDRDFALPVVKAERRAS is encoded by the coding sequence ATGGATACCGCCCGGACATTCACCGCCGCCCTCGTGCAGATGCGCGCCGGGCGCGACGTCGCTGTCAATATCGCCGATGTGTCGGGGCTGGTGTCGGAAGCGGCGGCGCAAGGCGCCGACTTCGTGATGACGCCGGAAATGACCTCGCTGCTCGAAACGAAAAGCGAAAGACTGTTCGCCAATACGTTCGAGGAAAAAGATGATCCGGCGCTTGCGGCGCTTCGCGCGCTGGCGGCGGCGAAGAAAATCTGGCTGCTGATCGGTTCGCTGCCGGTGAAAATCTCGCCACAGAAGCTCGCCAACCGCTCGTTCCTGATCGCGCCGGATGGCGGCGTCGCGGCGCGCTACGACAAGATCCATATGTTCGACGTCGATCTCGAAGGCGGCGAGAGCTACCGCGAGAGCAAGAATTTCGAGCCGGGCCGCGCGGCCGTCATTGCCGATCTTCCCTGGGGCCGTCTCGGCATGACGGTCTGTTACGATCTGCGTTTCCCGCAGCTCTACCGGGCGCTGGCGCAGGCAGGCGCCGGTTTCCTGACCGTGCCCGCCGCTTTCACGCGGCAGACCGGCGAGGCCCATTGGCATACGTTGCTGAAGGCGCGCGCCATCGAGACCGGCTGCTATGTGTTTGCGCCCGCGCAAGGCGGCAAACATGAATGCGGCCGCGAGACTTTCGGCCACAGCCTCGTCATTGCGCCCTGGGGCGAGATCGTCGCCGAGGCCGCGCATGACGCGCCTTGCGTCGTGCTCGCCGAAATCGATACCGCGCGGATCGCCGAAGCGCGGGGCCGCGTCCCGAGCCTCGGTCACGACCGCGATTTCGCGCTGCCGGTCGTCAAGGCCGAAAGGCGGGCATCATGA
- a CDS encoding methyltransferase domain-containing protein, protein MRVFDRTAHARHRARAAAGFAGHDFLVRRAAADIAERVGGINRDFPLALDLGCHRGALAAALTDDANAAAKVEMLVSADLAPAMLAHARGPRVAADEEALPFRDASLDLAISILSLHWVNDLPGALIQLRRALKPDGLFMAALFGGDTLTELRQSLAEAEIECEGGLSPRVSPFADIRDMGSLMQRAGFALPVVDADRVTVRYADPMRLMAELRGMGETNALAERRHTPMRRSTLMRAAQIYREKFGLPDGRVPATFEIVTATGWAPHESQQKPLRPGSAEARLAEALGTNERKAGEKAGG, encoded by the coding sequence ATGCGTGTTTTCGACCGGACGGCGCATGCGCGCCACCGCGCCCGCGCCGCCGCCGGTTTCGCCGGACATGACTTTCTGGTGCGCCGCGCCGCCGCCGACATCGCCGAGCGCGTCGGCGGCATCAATCGCGATTTTCCGCTGGCGCTCGATCTCGGCTGCCACCGGGGGGCGTTGGCGGCAGCCCTGACGGACGACGCCAATGCGGCGGCCAAAGTGGAGATGCTTGTCTCGGCCGACCTCGCGCCGGCCATGCTCGCCCACGCACGAGGCCCGCGCGTCGCCGCCGACGAGGAGGCGCTGCCCTTCCGCGACGCCAGCCTCGATCTTGCGATCAGCATCCTCTCGCTGCACTGGGTGAACGACCTGCCCGGCGCCCTGATCCAGTTGCGCCGGGCATTGAAGCCGGACGGCCTGTTCATGGCCGCACTCTTTGGCGGCGACACGCTGACTGAATTGCGGCAATCGCTTGCCGAAGCGGAAATCGAATGCGAGGGCGGCCTCAGTCCGCGCGTCTCGCCCTTTGCCGATATTCGCGACATGGGAAGCCTGATGCAGCGCGCGGGCTTCGCGCTGCCGGTCGTCGATGCCGACCGCGTGACCGTTCGCTATGCCGACCCGATGCGGCTGATGGCCGAACTGCGCGGCATGGGCGAGACCAATGCCCTGGCGGAGCGCCGCCACACGCCGATGCGCCGGTCGACGCTGATGCGCGCCGCGCAGATCTATCGTGAAAAATTCGGATTGCCGGATGGGCGTGTGCCCGCCACTTTCGAGATCGTGACGGCAACGGGCTGGGCGCCGCATGAAAGCCAGCAAAAGCCGCTCCGTCCCGGCAGCGCCGAGGCGCGGCTCGCGGAAGCGCTGGGAACGAACGAACGCAAGGCCGGTGAAAAAGCCGGAGGCTGA
- a CDS encoding aspartate kinase, with product MARLVMKFGGTSVADIERIRNVAQHVKRETDAGHEVAVVVSAMAGTTNQLVSWARETAPLHDAREYDAIVATGEQVTVGLLAIELQRIGVSARSWLGWQIPIRTNNAHGAARIQEIDGTMLIERLARGEVAVVAGFQGLAPDNRITTLGRGGSDTSAVAIAAAIGADRCDIYTDVDGVYTTDPRIVAKARKLDKISYEEMLEMASLGAKVLQTRSVELAMVHRVRLQVRSSFDAPDAPQGNGPEASGPGTLVCDEDEILEQQVVSGIAYSKDEAKVTLVKVEDKPGVAAGVFGPLADAAINVDMIIQNVSDDGKSTDITFTVPQAELTRAEDVIRKLQAGIGCKEVKTDINVVKVSIIGIGMRSHAGVAKTMFQTLAEKGINILAITTSEIKVSVLISSEYTELAVRALHTAYELDAG from the coding sequence ATGGCCAGACTGGTCATGAAATTCGGCGGCACGTCGGTTGCGGACATCGAACGCATCCGGAATGTCGCGCAGCACGTCAAGCGCGAGACCGATGCCGGCCACGAGGTCGCCGTCGTCGTCTCGGCAATGGCGGGCACGACCAATCAACTCGTTTCGTGGGCGCGCGAGACGGCGCCGCTGCATGACGCGCGCGAATATGACGCCATCGTTGCAACCGGCGAACAGGTGACGGTCGGATTGCTGGCGATCGAGCTGCAGCGCATCGGCGTTTCGGCGCGCTCATGGCTCGGCTGGCAGATCCCGATACGCACCAACAATGCGCATGGCGCGGCGCGCATCCAGGAAATCGACGGCACGATGCTGATCGAGCGCCTTGCGCGCGGAGAAGTCGCGGTTGTCGCCGGATTTCAGGGGCTCGCGCCCGATAACAGAATCACGACGCTCGGCCGCGGCGGTTCCGACACCAGCGCGGTCGCCATTGCGGCTGCCATCGGCGCCGACCGTTGCGACATCTACACCGATGTCGATGGTGTTTATACGACGGACCCCCGCATCGTTGCGAAGGCCCGAAAGCTTGATAAGATCAGCTACGAGGAAATGCTGGAGATGGCGTCGCTCGGCGCCAAGGTCCTCCAGACCCGCTCCGTCGAACTCGCCATGGTCCATCGCGTGCGCCTTCAGGTCCGCTCGAGCTTCGATGCGCCCGATGCACCGCAAGGCAATGGGCCCGAGGCCAGCGGACCGGGAACTCTAGTTTGCGACGAGGATGAAATCTTGGAACAGCAGGTCGTAAGCGGCATCGCCTATTCGAAAGACGAAGCCAAGGTGACGCTCGTCAAGGTCGAGGACAAGCCGGGCGTCGCCGCAGGCGTGTTCGGACCGCTCGCCGACGCGGCGATCAATGTCGACATGATCATCCAGAACGTTTCGGATGACGGCAAGAGCACCGACATCACCTTCACGGTGCCGCAGGCCGAGCTGACGCGTGCCGAGGATGTGATCCGCAAGCTGCAGGCCGGCATCGGCTGCAAGGAAGTCAAGACCGACATCAATGTCGTCAAGGTGTCGATCATCGGCATCGGCATGCGCAGCCATGCCGGCGTCGCCAAGACGATGTTCCAGACGCTGGCCGAAAAGGGGATCAACATCCTCGCGATCACCACGTCGGAGATCAAGGTCAGCGTGCTGATCTCGTCGGAATATACCGAGCTTGCCGTGCGCGCCCTGCACACGGCCTACGAACTCGACGCCGGATAA
- a CDS encoding Flp family type IVb pilin has protein sequence MIGKLTGVAKLFAVDESGATAIEYGIIAGGISIAIAGAIALMSDTLRDDLFGAVAAAFV, from the coding sequence ATGATCGGCAAGTTGACGGGTGTGGCAAAGTTGTTTGCGGTGGACGAGAGCGGCGCGACCGCCATTGAATACGGCATCATCGCCGGCGGCATTTCCATCGCCATTGCAGGCGCCATCGCGCTGATGAGCGATACGCTGAGGGACGATCTGTTCGGCGCCGTGGCGGCGGCCTTCGTCTGA
- a CDS encoding (deoxy)nucleoside triphosphate pyrophosphohydrolase — MVEERESGTSGPKRLVLVVACALVDADGRALIARRPEGKPLAGLWEFPGGKVEPGELPEDTLIRELREELGIDVTKACLAPLTFASHAYEDFHLLMPLYVCRRWEGQARPIEGQALEWVRPARLRDYPMPPADEPLVAALRDLL, encoded by the coding sequence ATGGTGGAAGAGCGCGAAAGCGGGACGAGTGGGCCAAAGCGGCTTGTGCTTGTCGTGGCGTGCGCGCTTGTCGATGCCGACGGGCGGGCGCTGATCGCCCGCCGTCCCGAGGGCAAACCGCTCGCGGGGCTTTGGGAATTTCCGGGCGGCAAGGTGGAGCCGGGCGAGTTGCCCGAGGACACGCTGATCCGGGAGCTTCGCGAAGAGCTCGGTATCGACGTCACGAAGGCCTGTCTCGCGCCACTCACTTTTGCGAGCCATGCCTATGAGGATTTTCACCTCCTGATGCCGCTCTATGTGTGCCGGCGCTGGGAGGGGCAGGCCCGCCCGATCGAGGGGCAGGCGCTTGAATGGGTCAGGCCCGCGCGGTTGCGGGACTACCCGATGCCGCCGGCGGACGAGCCGCTGGTGGCCGCGCTACGCGATCTGCTTTGA
- a CDS encoding ComF family protein, translating into MGTEARIADRWLAGWRRVLRFADIALPPLCLGCGRGVDAHGALCARCWSEIEFIERPFCAVTGLPFSFDTGPETVSAVALAQPPAYARARAAMRYNDRAAMLLHRFKYGDRMEAGPAFARWLVRSGAELLADADILAPVPLHKRRLFSRRFNQSAELSRRVAASTGIVHMPELLQRVRATRPQVGLSGDARRRNVAGAFRLADGADALVRGRKVVLVDDVMTTGATAEACARALRRGGAAEVAVLCVARVVPGGGISI; encoded by the coding sequence ATGGGAACCGAAGCGCGTATTGCGGATCGCTGGTTGGCGGGTTGGCGGCGTGTCTTGCGGTTTGCCGACATTGCCCTGCCGCCGCTATGTCTCGGCTGCGGGCGCGGCGTCGATGCGCATGGGGCGCTTTGCGCGCGCTGCTGGAGCGAAATCGAGTTTATCGAGCGGCCGTTCTGCGCCGTCACGGGATTGCCGTTTTCCTTCGACACGGGCCCCGAGACGGTGAGCGCGGTGGCGCTTGCCCAGCCGCCGGCCTATGCGCGGGCGCGCGCGGCAATGCGCTACAACGACCGTGCGGCGATGCTGCTGCACCGGTTCAAATATGGCGACCGGATGGAGGCGGGTCCGGCCTTCGCGCGCTGGCTGGTGCGCAGCGGGGCGGAGCTTCTGGCCGACGCGGACATTCTGGCGCCGGTGCCGCTTCACAAGCGGCGGCTCTTTTCACGGCGCTTCAATCAGTCGGCGGAGCTTTCGCGGCGCGTCGCCGCATCGACCGGCATCGTGCATATGCCCGAACTTCTGCAACGCGTCCGGGCGACGCGGCCGCAAGTCGGTCTCTCGGGCGACGCCCGGCGGCGCAACGTCGCGGGCGCCTTCCGGCTTGCCGACGGCGCCGATGCGCTTGTTCGCGGCCGGAAGGTGGTGCTGGTCGACGATGTAATGACGACGGGGGCGACGGCGGAGGCCTGCGCGCGGGCGCTCCGGCGCGGCGGGGCGGCCGAGGTGGCGGTGCTCTGCGTCGCCCGGGTTGTACCCGGCGGGGGCATATCTATATGA
- the grxC gene encoding glutaredoxin 3 has translation MADVTIYTTLMCPYCYRAKELLGRKGVAFTEIDVGMDVDKRREMMARANGRHTVPQIFIGGSHVGGCDDLCALEDAGKLDAMLAA, from the coding sequence ATGGCGGATGTGACGATCTACACGACCCTGATGTGTCCTTATTGCTACCGGGCGAAAGAGCTGCTCGGCCGGAAGGGCGTTGCCTTCACCGAAATCGATGTCGGCATGGATGTCGACAAGCGCCGTGAAATGATGGCGCGCGCCAATGGCCGCCACACGGTGCCGCAAATTTTCATCGGCGGTTCGCATGTCGGCGGCTGCGACGATCTCTGTGCGCTCGAAGACGCCGGCAAACTCGACGCCATGCTGGCCGCCTGA